A genomic stretch from Nitrobacter winogradskyi Nb-255 includes:
- a CDS encoding outer membrane beta-barrel protein: MSSGPATGFCRSVPIWRAVLACLAFIGPGCATAGAQTLSGDQITPLRGGLFQPRESSLRRSGEPAGDVASVSSTMAPSRIGRTPTYDIPAATGAADTGYDSLNRRRKEKKLYPGAPKPKQPPGPGNFVPVPPPPPLSVPPSSTAHTTPIAPAMAGRVEGQPARRRLKRDDDPFGAAGNYVGSFFVKSAVELWGGYNTNPGRFNQPKGSAFYMVAPEFVAASDWTRHSLLVDLRGSFTGFDRTFPLGADNPPQSVISVPTVVDRPDFLGRAVGRLDVRRDTRINSELRMRIGIDNPGSPNVQAGLARYPIFAVTGGTAGIEHDINRLQVSLHGFADRTMYQNSLLTDGTSASNADRNFNQYGAVGRVSYDLLPGFKPFGEVEADARNRDTRVDRDGFQRDSHGGYAKVGTSFELTRLLIGEASIGYTARNYADPRLDQLTGLLTSGSLIWSASALTTARFTSVTFVDESFVPGVAGVLTRSHTIEIDHDFRRWLTGIGRFTYATQEYRGSERSDQIYSISGDLIYRLNREFQIKAQVRHDVLSTNIPGANSAATVVMLGVRLQR; the protein is encoded by the coding sequence GTGTCTTCCGGTCCAGCGACGGGCTTTTGCCGGAGCGTACCGATCTGGCGCGCGGTTTTGGCGTGCCTCGCTTTCATCGGTCCGGGATGCGCGACTGCCGGGGCGCAGACGCTGAGCGGCGACCAGATCACGCCGCTTCGGGGCGGACTGTTTCAGCCGCGGGAGTCTTCCTTGCGCCGGTCTGGTGAGCCCGCTGGCGATGTGGCGTCGGTATCCTCCACCATGGCTCCCTCCCGCATCGGCAGGACTCCCACCTACGACATCCCGGCCGCGACCGGCGCGGCCGACACGGGGTATGATTCGCTCAATCGCCGGCGCAAGGAGAAGAAACTTTATCCCGGCGCGCCGAAACCGAAGCAGCCGCCGGGGCCGGGCAACTTCGTCCCCGTTCCACCGCCCCCGCCGCTATCGGTCCCGCCGTCATCGACCGCCCATACGACGCCGATTGCTCCGGCGATGGCCGGAAGGGTCGAGGGGCAGCCAGCGCGCCGCCGCCTGAAGCGCGATGACGATCCGTTCGGCGCCGCGGGCAATTATGTCGGCAGTTTTTTCGTGAAGTCCGCGGTGGAGTTGTGGGGCGGCTACAATACCAATCCCGGTCGATTCAATCAGCCGAAGGGATCGGCGTTCTATATGGTCGCGCCGGAATTCGTGGCGGCGTCGGATTGGACGCGGCACTCCCTCCTCGTCGATCTGCGCGGATCGTTCACCGGTTTCGACAGAACCTTTCCGCTGGGGGCAGATAATCCGCCTCAGTCGGTCATCTCGGTGCCGACGGTGGTGGATCGGCCTGATTTCCTCGGCAGGGCAGTTGGACGTCTCGACGTCAGGCGCGATACCCGCATCAATTCGGAACTGCGGATGCGGATCGGCATCGACAACCCCGGCAGCCCGAACGTCCAGGCCGGTCTCGCCAGGTATCCGATCTTCGCTGTAACCGGCGGGACGGCCGGCATCGAACACGACATCAACCGGCTGCAGGTTTCGCTGCATGGATTCGCGGACCGCACCATGTATCAGAACTCGCTACTGACGGATGGCACATCGGCGTCCAATGCGGACCGCAACTTCAACCAATACGGCGCCGTGGGGCGCGTCAGCTACGATCTTCTGCCCGGCTTCAAGCCCTTTGGCGAAGTCGAGGCGGACGCGCGCAACCGCGACACGCGGGTCGATCGCGATGGCTTTCAACGCGACTCCCATGGCGGCTATGCGAAGGTCGGGACCAGCTTTGAACTGACACGCTTGCTGATCGGTGAAGCCTCTATCGGCTATACCGCCCGCAACTATGCGGACCCGCGTCTCGACCAGTTGACCGGCCTGCTCACCAGCGGGTCGCTGATCTGGTCGGCGTCGGCGCTGACCACGGCGAGATTCACCTCGGTGACTTTCGTCGATGAATCCTTTGTGCCCGGTGTCGCCGGCGTGCTGACCCGTTCCCACACCATCGAGATCGATCACGATTTTCGCCGCTGGCTGACGGGGATCGGCAGGTTCACCTACGCGACGCAGGAGTATCGGGGCTCGGAACGCTCCGACCAGATCTACTCGATCTCCGGCGATCTCATTTACAGGCTGAACCGGGAATTCCAGATCAAGGCGCAGGTGCGCCACGATGTGCTGAGTACGAATATTCCGGGCGCAAACTCGGCGGCGACCGTGGTGATGCTCGGCGTCCGGCTGCAACGCTAA
- a CDS encoding DUF2478 domain-containing protein — MFDAQCDLAALVYTAGEDPDNVLYEFASGLNASGYRAVGIVQLGRHCIDAGLSAMLMPTGEQLQLHQRLDQESAGCRLDVGQLTTAGERIATTLDAGADILIVNRFGRQERKGKGFSRLIERALGDDIPVVIAVPHHHFDDLIKFAGGMTVKLHCDYESLDAWWSLVSTPAGSLRRPDHSTVCEVMK; from the coding sequence ATGTTCGACGCCCAATGCGACCTTGCCGCTCTGGTCTATACGGCGGGAGAAGATCCCGATAATGTCCTTTATGAGTTCGCTTCCGGTCTGAACGCGAGCGGCTACCGCGCCGTGGGCATTGTCCAGCTGGGCCGCCACTGCATCGATGCCGGCCTGTCGGCGATGCTGATGCCGACGGGCGAGCAGCTTCAGCTCCATCAACGCCTCGATCAGGAGTCGGCGGGATGCCGGCTGGATGTCGGCCAGTTGACGACCGCCGGTGAACGGATTGCAACAACACTCGACGCAGGCGCGGACATCCTGATCGTCAACCGGTTTGGCCGGCAGGAACGCAAGGGCAAAGGCTTCTCCCGCCTAATCGAGCGCGCGCTCGGCGACGACATTCCTGTCGTGATCGCGGTGCCTCATCATCATTTTGACGACCTGATCAAATTCGCCGGCGGCATGACCGTCAAATTACATTGCGATTACGAATCGCTGGATGCGTGGTGGAGCCTGGTGTCCACGCCCGCCGGCAGCCTGCGCCGCCCTGATCATTCGACGGTTTGCGAGGTGATGAAATAG
- a CDS encoding winged helix-turn-helix domain-containing protein — MQASSNRSLPSLSLRIDLDPKGRIGPGKIELLESIQTCGSISAAGRAMDMSYKRAWDLVDEINRICRQAAVARQTGGKNGGGAVLTPFGVSLVARYRKIERDAASAVHKELEALRNDIRHPKKSTERDRNAKSR; from the coding sequence ATGCAGGCTTCGTCCAACAGATCACTTCCCTCACTGAGTTTACGGATCGATCTCGATCCCAAGGGCCGCATCGGACCGGGTAAAATTGAGCTGCTCGAGAGCATACAGACCTGCGGCTCGATTTCGGCCGCCGGACGCGCCATGGACATGTCCTACAAGCGCGCGTGGGATCTCGTCGATGAAATAAATCGCATCTGCCGGCAGGCGGCGGTCGCGCGGCAGACCGGCGGCAAGAACGGCGGCGGCGCGGTCCTCACCCCGTTCGGAGTGTCGCTGGTCGCCCGCTATCGCAAGATCGAACGCGACGCCGCCAGCGCGGTCCACAAGGAGCTTGAGGCGCTGCGAAACGATATCCGGCACCCGAAAAAAAGCACCGAACGAGACAGGAACGCCAAGTCTCGTTGA
- a CDS encoding DUF3772 domain-containing protein, whose amino-acid sequence MKTIRAAIFFIIFLSWLPLNAASAATATAPAAGNGKPASPAAAPAAPPAPAEDLPSVPAPEFPRAQSKLDEWKQTLDQVEAMLRARVIHDTVLNDLRDRSATAQREARELVSRITPRLEAASARAAELAPSPEATAPQPDDVKLERAKLLAEIAARQGVIQQAKLINVRAQQTIDAISDRRRAVFNESVLQRSASLVNPTFWLTAANAAPIAAGRLVDLLAKWGRVLSSQPLRAASGFVIAAIVVLGFFLSPGRRWWSRWTTRDPEIANPSALRKTGSAAAIVFTDTALTAVALLVLYQALLTLEVLPGDVTPIVRALFLGITFGFFFIRLTSAVLAPGRPSWRLIELDNAAADGLISYSVLLAMVTAVGIVLDALSLAIAPPIELTIASQATLAITKALLFMGALRVAAATEAEEESAAPSSAQRSAWRLLIPVGWVMAMAAVIGPLAGYVALGRFITIEMVVMVVALMSFILLSRFSAVLVNTTFAFNGAIGRFLRQTAGLGSGAVRQIAAVLGGLIQLSLIGLTAFFILTTWGIRSDDVVTSMSSAFFSFQIGNITISPSQILGALAVLTIGVVATRALKRWLEERFLPETNLDVGVRSSIGTGAGYAGVILATLIALSYVGLNLQNVAIVAGALSVGIGFGLQSIINNFVSGLILLVERPIKVGDRIEVGTRMGVVKRINVRATEIATYDNVSVIVPNAELISGQVVNWMHGSYSARLSVAVSTSSNADPDKVLAILLDIVSRHPRALKSPEPFAILNNFGPDALEFSVFFHVAHIGIDAGAANEVRLEILKRFRKEGIELPNAKRDLHVHNLDRIETLVRDLADSERSGASRRRIRSIES is encoded by the coding sequence ATGAAGACAATCCGCGCGGCCATTTTCTTCATCATCTTTTTATCCTGGCTGCCACTGAATGCCGCTTCAGCAGCAACTGCGACGGCGCCGGCAGCCGGGAACGGCAAGCCGGCAAGCCCGGCCGCCGCACCCGCCGCGCCTCCTGCTCCCGCTGAGGATCTGCCGTCTGTCCCCGCGCCGGAGTTTCCGCGAGCACAGTCGAAACTCGATGAGTGGAAGCAGACGCTCGATCAGGTCGAGGCGATGCTGCGCGCCCGAGTGATTCACGACACCGTGCTGAACGATCTTCGGGATCGATCCGCGACCGCGCAGCGCGAAGCACGCGAACTGGTATCGAGAATCACGCCCCGCCTCGAGGCGGCCAGCGCGCGCGCCGCCGAACTAGCGCCGAGCCCCGAGGCCACCGCTCCACAGCCCGACGACGTCAAGCTCGAACGGGCCAAGCTGTTGGCCGAGATCGCCGCAAGGCAAGGCGTCATCCAGCAGGCCAAGCTCATCAACGTGCGAGCCCAGCAGACGATCGACGCGATCTCCGATCGGCGGCGCGCGGTATTCAATGAATCCGTGCTGCAGCGCTCCGCAAGCCTCGTCAATCCCACGTTCTGGCTCACGGCCGCGAACGCGGCTCCGATTGCCGCCGGCCGCCTGGTCGACCTGCTCGCCAAGTGGGGGCGCGTGCTGTCGTCACAGCCGCTTCGCGCCGCGTCCGGCTTTGTTATCGCCGCCATCGTCGTGCTCGGATTCTTCCTGTCACCGGGCAGGCGCTGGTGGTCACGATGGACGACGAGGGATCCCGAGATCGCCAATCCCAGCGCGCTGCGGAAGACGGGTTCCGCGGCCGCGATCGTCTTCACCGACACCGCGCTGACGGCCGTCGCGCTGCTGGTGCTTTACCAGGCGCTCCTGACGCTCGAGGTTCTTCCAGGCGACGTGACGCCGATCGTTCGGGCCCTGTTTCTCGGCATCACCTTCGGGTTCTTTTTTATCCGGCTGACCAGCGCGGTCCTCGCACCCGGCCGCCCATCATGGCGCCTGATCGAACTGGACAATGCCGCGGCCGACGGCCTGATCTCCTACTCGGTGCTGCTCGCCATGGTCACCGCGGTCGGCATCGTTCTCGACGCGCTCAGTCTGGCGATCGCCCCGCCAATCGAGCTTACGATCGCGAGCCAGGCGACTCTTGCGATCACGAAAGCGCTTCTCTTCATGGGCGCGCTGCGCGTTGCGGCCGCCACCGAAGCCGAGGAGGAATCCGCCGCCCCTTCCTCCGCCCAAAGATCCGCGTGGCGCCTGCTGATTCCGGTCGGCTGGGTGATGGCCATGGCCGCCGTTATCGGACCCCTCGCAGGATATGTCGCGTTAGGCCGCTTCATCACGATCGAAATGGTGGTGATGGTCGTCGCGCTCATGAGTTTCATCCTCCTGAGCCGGTTCTCGGCGGTTCTCGTCAATACGACGTTCGCCTTCAATGGCGCGATCGGCCGTTTTCTGCGGCAAACCGCTGGCCTGGGGAGCGGCGCGGTCCGCCAGATCGCCGCGGTGCTCGGCGGCCTCATCCAGCTGTCCCTGATCGGACTTACAGCCTTCTTCATCCTCACAACGTGGGGAATTCGCTCCGACGACGTCGTCACCTCGATGTCGTCGGCGTTCTTCAGCTTTCAAATCGGCAACATCACCATTTCGCCGTCCCAGATTCTCGGCGCGCTTGCGGTGCTCACCATCGGCGTCGTCGCCACGCGCGCGCTCAAGCGATGGCTGGAGGAGCGTTTCCTCCCGGAAACGAATCTCGATGTCGGCGTTCGCAGTTCGATCGGCACCGGGGCTGGCTATGCGGGGGTTATTCTAGCCACCCTGATCGCGCTGTCATATGTCGGACTTAACTTGCAGAACGTCGCTATCGTGGCCGGCGCGCTGTCGGTCGGCATCGGCTTCGGACTGCAATCCATCATCAACAACTTCGTCTCCGGCCTGATTCTGCTTGTGGAGCGACCGATCAAGGTCGGAGACCGCATCGAGGTCGGCACCCGCATGGGCGTCGTGAAGCGCATCAACGTCCGCGCCACCGAGATCGCCACCTATGATAACGTCTCGGTGATCGTGCCAAACGCGGAACTGATCAGCGGTCAGGTGGTCAACTGGATGCATGGCAGCTATTCGGCCCGTCTGTCCGTGGCGGTCAGCACCTCCAGCAATGCGGACCCGGACAAGGTTCTTGCAATCCTGCTCGACATCGTCTCGCGCCACCCGCGCGCCCTGAAGTCACCTGAACCGTTCGCAATTCTCAATAATTTCGGCCCCGACGCGCTGGAATTCTCGGTGTTCTTTCACGTCGCTCACATCGGCATCGACGCAGGCGCCGCCAACGAGGTGAGGCTCGAAATTCTCAAGCGCTTCCGTAAGGAAGGAATCGAGCTTCCGAACGCGAAGCGGGACCTGCACGTGCATAACCTCGATCGTATCGAAACCCTGGTGCGCGACCTTGCCGACAGCGAGCGTTCCGGAGCATCACGGCGGCGGATAAGATCAATAGAAAGCTGA
- a CDS encoding acyl-CoA dehydrogenase family protein, translated as MAGNDPGAPANPAESDAGDHAYAAVMARARALVPELRDRAARSEELRRLPPETEKEFHDAGLFKILQPRRVGGLELDYVALVDLAEAIAVADASAAWTLANLASHHWMLGMFDRRAQDAVWAKDPNALIASSFVFPSGRATKVEGGYRLQGRWPFSSGVDCCTWNMLAGHVSSDDEADGIEYRIFLVPRERYRIIDMWNAAGLKGTGSNDVAADDLFVEEAMTLSVADIAGGPSPGSAVNPNPLYALPVFALFPFVLSGVALGNAQGCLNDYIEIARHRATTFNRARLGDLQSTQIKIAEASAKIDAARLVMRSICIRAISDAKRGLVPDMAVKTGWRRDGAYAVTLCTEAVSLLFASSGARGLFAAAPLQRQFRDAVAINSHIAFSFDAAGTDYGRVALGLPSQNLTL; from the coding sequence ATGGCAGGTAACGATCCTGGCGCGCCTGCAAATCCGGCAGAGTCCGACGCAGGCGATCATGCCTACGCAGCCGTGATGGCGCGGGCGAGGGCGCTGGTGCCGGAGCTACGTGATCGGGCTGCCAGAAGCGAGGAGTTGCGGCGTCTGCCGCCGGAGACCGAGAAGGAATTTCATGACGCCGGATTATTCAAGATCCTGCAGCCGAGGCGGGTCGGCGGCCTTGAACTCGACTACGTTGCTCTGGTTGACCTTGCCGAGGCGATTGCCGTCGCCGACGCATCCGCGGCCTGGACGCTGGCCAACCTTGCGAGTCATCACTGGATGCTCGGCATGTTCGACCGTCGGGCCCAGGACGCCGTCTGGGCGAAAGATCCAAATGCTTTGATCGCGTCGTCCTTCGTGTTTCCTTCCGGTCGCGCCACCAAGGTCGAGGGTGGGTATCGCTTGCAGGGGCGCTGGCCGTTCTCCTCGGGAGTGGACTGCTGCACGTGGAACATGCTCGCCGGGCACGTTTCATCCGATGATGAAGCAGATGGCATCGAGTACAGGATTTTCCTGGTCCCTCGCGAGCGCTATCGGATCATCGATATGTGGAACGCCGCGGGCCTGAAAGGAACGGGCTCGAACGACGTTGCAGCCGACGACCTCTTCGTCGAGGAGGCGATGACCCTGTCGGTCGCGGATATCGCCGGAGGTCCGTCACCCGGCAGCGCCGTCAATCCGAATCCGCTTTATGCGCTGCCGGTCTTCGCGCTGTTTCCGTTCGTGCTGTCCGGGGTGGCGCTCGGCAACGCCCAGGGGTGTCTCAATGACTACATCGAGATCGCGCGGCACCGCGCAACCACTTTCAACCGCGCCAGGCTCGGCGATCTCCAGTCCACGCAGATCAAGATCGCCGAAGCGTCCGCGAAGATCGACGCCGCTCGCCTGGTCATGCGCTCGATCTGCATCAGGGCGATTTCCGATGCGAAACGCGGGCTTGTCCCCGACATGGCGGTGAAAACCGGGTGGCGGCGCGATGGCGCTTATGCCGTGACCTTGTGCACGGAAGCGGTGTCGTTGCTGTTTGCGTCAAGCGGCGCGCGCGGATTGTTCGCCGCCGCTCCGCTGCAGCGCCAGTTCCGCGATGCGGTCGCGATCAACTCCCATATCGCATTCAGCTTCGATGCTGCGGGCACGGATTACGGCCGGGTCGCCCTCGGGCTGCCGTCGCAGAATCTGACGTTGTGA
- a CDS encoding flavin reductase family protein has translation MTDGSELPDTPDPARELASGESTLDPRDFRNALGTYATGVTIITAVDEEGTPHGLTCNSFASVSLNPPLVLWSLVIYSRNMSVFQNASHFAVNVLGASQQGLATKFAQPSSRKFEGVGWKPGLGGAPLLAGSVASFECRAVDRYYGGDHVIFLGAVEAYSYNRDEALLFSRGKYGRFVGE, from the coding sequence ATGACTGACGGTTCTGAACTTCCCGACACGCCGGATCCGGCTCGTGAACTGGCGAGCGGGGAGTCGACTCTCGATCCGCGCGACTTCCGCAATGCGCTCGGAACCTATGCGACGGGCGTCACCATCATCACGGCTGTCGACGAGGAAGGAACGCCGCACGGGTTAACGTGCAACTCGTTCGCGTCGGTCTCGCTGAATCCGCCGCTGGTGCTGTGGAGCCTCGTGATCTATTCGCGGAACATGAGCGTCTTTCAAAACGCCAGCCATTTCGCCGTCAATGTGCTCGGGGCTTCACAACAAGGGCTCGCGACCAAATTCGCGCAGCCGTCGAGCCGGAAGTTCGAGGGGGTCGGCTGGAAACCGGGTCTCGGCGGCGCTCCGCTTCTGGCGGGCAGCGTTGCGAGCTTTGAATGTCGAGCCGTCGATCGTTATTACGGCGGAGATCACGTCATCTTCCTCGGCGCCGTGGAAGCCTATAGCTACAACCGGGACGAGGCGCTGTTGTTTTCCCGCGGCAAGTATGGCCGCTTCGTCGGCGAATGA
- a CDS encoding citrate transporter, with amino-acid sequence MADPILIVGVPLDFIFFAFILLGIALFHRHTLPIALTGLAVIIAYKTGFTGFKSGAGLNGFAHHMAHEWVTLANLFLLLMGFALLSRHFEESRIPDAMPALLPDDWKGGVVLLVIVFILSSFLDNIAGALIGGTVARHVFRGKVHIGYLAAIVAASNAGGAGSVVGDTTTTMMWIDGVSPLSVLEAYIAAIVALAIFAVPAAMRQHRFSPIVKDPRRGVRVDGARVFVVAVILIAALAANVTANLKFPALLDTLPVLGLAVWAAILLTAFLRRPDWKVMPETFKGTVFLLALVTAASMMPVETLPAASWQTTLGLGFVSSVFDNIPLTELALKQGGYDWGFLAYAVGFGGSMIWFGSSAGVALSNMYPEAKSVGLWVRNGWTIAVAYVVGFFVMLAILGWHPDAPH; translated from the coding sequence ATGGCCGATCCGATTCTGATTGTTGGAGTACCCCTCGATTTCATCTTCTTTGCGTTCATCCTGCTCGGCATTGCGCTGTTCCACCGGCATACGCTTCCGATCGCGCTGACCGGTCTCGCTGTGATCATCGCTTACAAGACAGGCTTCACGGGGTTCAAGTCCGGCGCGGGATTGAACGGCTTCGCCCACCACATGGCGCACGAGTGGGTCACGCTGGCCAACCTGTTCCTGCTTCTGATGGGATTTGCCCTGCTGTCGCGGCACTTCGAGGAGAGCCGGATTCCCGACGCGATGCCAGCCCTGTTGCCCGATGACTGGAAAGGTGGCGTCGTCCTTCTCGTCATCGTTTTCATTCTGTCGAGCTTCCTCGACAATATCGCAGGCGCGCTGATCGGAGGAACGGTGGCGCGCCACGTCTTTCGGGGGAAAGTGCATATCGGTTATCTGGCTGCGATCGTCGCGGCCTCCAATGCGGGTGGCGCCGGAAGCGTGGTCGGCGATACGACGACGACGATGATGTGGATCGACGGCGTCAGTCCGCTCAGCGTGCTGGAGGCGTATATAGCGGCCATCGTGGCGCTCGCGATCTTCGCGGTGCCGGCCGCGATGCGGCAGCATCGCTTTTCACCGATCGTGAAGGATCCGCGGCGCGGTGTGCGTGTGGACGGCGCGCGAGTCTTCGTCGTTGCGGTCATCCTCATCGCGGCGCTGGCGGCGAATGTGACCGCCAATCTGAAATTCCCGGCGCTGCTCGATACGCTTCCCGTGCTCGGGCTCGCCGTCTGGGCGGCGATTTTGCTGACGGCCTTCTTGCGAAGGCCGGACTGGAAGGTGATGCCCGAAACGTTCAAAGGCACGGTCTTTCTTCTGGCGCTCGTGACCGCCGCCTCCATGATGCCGGTCGAGACACTGCCGGCGGCATCGTGGCAGACGACGCTCGGCCTTGGCTTTGTTTCCTCGGTCTTCGATAACATCCCGCTCACCGAGCTGGCTCTCAAGCAGGGCGGCTATGATTGGGGATTTCTCGCCTATGCCGTCGGCTTCGGCGGATCGATGATCTGGTTCGGCTCTTCGGCGGGCGTGGCGCTTTCGAACATGTATCCCGAGGCGAAATCCGTGGGACTTTGGGTCAGGAACGGCTGGACTATCGCGGTCGCCTATGTTGTCGGCTTTTTCGTGATGCTGGCCATCCTCGGCTGGCATCCCGACGCGCCTCATTGA
- a CDS encoding TonB-dependent receptor plug domain-containing protein has translation MSRGALLSSVAIFAMTAGAEAQDRDQSRDSVYQLGEIYVSGGGRSGSGSGGGVGGSTVTREQTWTFEKQTLDQAVNLVPGVNGTQSANGQRNETDIFVRGFGRWQVPLMIDGVRVYLPADNRLDFSRFLTGDIAEIQIQKGYASVLDGPGGMGGAINLVSIKPVKAFESELNAGTMFDNRGAFQGWNSYARVGSRQEKFYVQGSVNQLDQDFWSLSRGYSPYPAQGPYAGSLEDGGRRNGSDTRDWRINLKAGYTPNETDEYSINYIKQSGAKGAPLNVYNNPPSSQNSFWLWPKWDVENLSFLSNTQLGDASYVRTKLYYNTFYNLLSAYDDITYSSQSNNGRFNSYYDDSARGGSVEAGTELIPMNTLKTAFHYRQDFHAEWNHNRPTHPTMAMLEPRQNQAQTTWSIAGEDTFHVTPDFDLVAGISYDKYSINRAEEWDSGGGFIYEYPKGGSDALNWQTAAIWRYNETGQVHFSVSDRTRFPTIFELYSQRFGTAIPNPNLGPERATNYELGWKGQIASNVKGTAAIFYSDVRDLIQAVRVSPTQSQTQNINQGHFYGFEASFEAQLSAQFMIGGNYTFIERNVSDVSVPGFQPVGVPTQKAFLYATWRPIEPLAITPNLEVTSDRWSDVLVGTQGPNAPIRAAFPDLYIRTGAYTLANINVNYKFTENVEVAGGVRNLLDQNYELAWGLPQPGRTFYLKARARF, from the coding sequence ATGAGCAGGGGCGCGCTCCTGTCGTCGGTCGCGATTTTTGCGATGACGGCCGGTGCGGAGGCGCAGGATCGCGACCAGAGTCGTGACAGTGTTTATCAACTTGGCGAGATCTATGTTTCCGGCGGAGGGCGCAGCGGCAGCGGGAGCGGAGGTGGCGTCGGCGGCTCGACGGTGACGCGCGAGCAAACATGGACCTTCGAAAAGCAGACGCTCGATCAAGCCGTGAACCTCGTGCCTGGCGTCAACGGCACGCAGTCGGCCAATGGCCAGCGTAACGAGACCGACATTTTCGTGCGCGGTTTCGGTCGCTGGCAAGTCCCGCTGATGATCGATGGCGTGCGCGTCTATCTTCCCGCCGACAACCGGCTGGATTTCAGCCGCTTCCTCACCGGCGACATCGCCGAAATCCAGATTCAGAAGGGGTATGCCTCGGTGCTCGACGGGCCGGGCGGGATGGGCGGGGCCATCAACCTGGTGTCGATTAAACCGGTCAAGGCGTTCGAGTCTGAACTCAACGCCGGTACGATGTTCGACAATCGGGGAGCATTCCAGGGCTGGAACAGCTATGCGAGAGTCGGATCGCGCCAGGAGAAATTCTACGTTCAGGGCAGCGTCAACCAGCTCGACCAGGATTTCTGGTCGCTGTCGCGCGGCTATTCGCCATATCCGGCGCAAGGCCCTTACGCCGGCTCGCTCGAGGATGGCGGACGGCGCAACGGTTCGGATACCCGCGACTGGCGAATTAACCTCAAGGCAGGCTACACGCCGAACGAAACCGACGAATACAGCATCAACTATATCAAGCAGTCCGGCGCCAAGGGCGCGCCGCTGAACGTCTACAACAATCCGCCGTCGAGCCAGAACAGCTTCTGGCTGTGGCCGAAATGGGATGTCGAGAACCTGTCCTTCCTGTCGAACACCCAGCTCGGCGACGCCTCCTACGTCAGGACCAAGCTTTACTACAACACGTTCTACAATCTGCTTTCGGCGTATGACGACATCACCTACTCGTCGCAGTCGAATAACGGCCGCTTCAATAGCTATTATGACGACAGCGCGCGTGGCGGCTCGGTCGAGGCCGGCACCGAGTTGATCCCGATGAACACGCTGAAGACGGCGTTCCATTATCGACAGGATTTCCACGCCGAGTGGAATCACAACCGGCCGACCCATCCGACGATGGCTATGCTCGAACCGAGGCAGAACCAGGCGCAGACGACCTGGTCGATCGCCGGGGAAGATACCTTCCACGTCACTCCCGACTTCGATCTGGTGGCGGGCATCAGCTACGACAAATATTCGATCAACAGAGCCGAGGAGTGGGACAGCGGCGGCGGGTTCATCTATGAATATCCGAAGGGGGGCTCCGATGCCCTGAACTGGCAGACGGCGGCGATCTGGCGCTACAACGAGACCGGCCAGGTTCATTTCAGCGTATCCGACCGTACGCGTTTTCCCACCATCTTCGAGCTTTACAGCCAGCGTTTCGGTACCGCGATTCCGAATCCCAATCTCGGTCCCGAGCGCGCCACCAACTACGAACTTGGCTGGAAGGGTCAGATCGCTTCTAACGTGAAGGGAACGGCGGCGATCTTCTACAGCGACGTGCGCGACCTGATACAGGCGGTTCGCGTCAGCCCGACTCAGTCGCAAACGCAGAATATCAATCAAGGACACTTCTACGGATTTGAGGCATCGTTCGAAGCGCAACTCTCCGCGCAGTTCATGATCGGCGGCAACTACACTTTTATAGAGCGAAACGTCAGCGACGTATCCGTGCCCGGATTCCAGCCGGTCGGCGTGCCGACCCAGAAGGCGTTCCTCTATGCAACGTGGCGGCCAATCGAGCCGCTTGCGATCACGCCAAATCTCGAGGTCACGAGCGACCGCTGGAGCGACGTCCTTGTCGGCACGCAGGGACCGAACGCGCCGATCCGCGCCGCGTTTCCTGATCTCTATATCCGCACCGGGGCCTATACGCTCGCCAACATCAACGTGAACTACAAGTTCACTGAGAATGTTGAGGTGGCGGGCGGTGTAAGGAACCTGCTCGACCAGAACTACGAGCTTGCGTGGGGATTACCGCAGCCGGGACGCACCTTCTACCTGAAGGCGCGTGCCAGATTTTAG